In one Zobellia galactanivorans genomic region, the following are encoded:
- the tsaB gene encoding tRNA (adenosine(37)-N6)-threonylcarbamoyltransferase complex dimerization subunit type 1 TsaB: MSIILNLETATTNCSVSVAKDGRILAIKEHDTPNYSHSEQLHVFVQDVLKEVNVDVSELDAIAVSKGPGSYTGLRIGVSAAKGLCFALEVPLISIATLTSMATQVTSNDIDYIIPVLDARRMEVYSAVFDKDKNQVRPTEAEIIDENSFSDFLQKGKAVLVGSGAEKCKTLLSHPKLTFDTTIVPSAKEMAQLSYKKFKASDFEDVAYFEPYYLKDFILQQKKK, from the coding sequence ATGAGCATAATCTTAAACTTAGAGACCGCTACTACCAATTGTTCGGTCAGTGTGGCCAAAGACGGACGTATATTGGCCATTAAAGAGCATGATACGCCCAATTATTCACATTCCGAACAATTGCATGTCTTTGTTCAAGATGTTTTAAAGGAGGTCAATGTAGATGTGTCAGAGCTTGATGCCATCGCCGTGAGTAAAGGCCCAGGGTCTTATACGGGCTTGCGTATCGGGGTTTCGGCGGCCAAGGGGCTGTGTTTTGCCTTAGAGGTGCCCTTGATTTCGATCGCTACCCTGACCAGTATGGCTACACAGGTAACGTCAAACGATATCGATTATATCATTCCCGTGCTAGATGCCCGGCGTATGGAAGTTTATTCGGCCGTTTTCGATAAGGATAAAAATCAAGTGAGACCTACCGAAGCCGAGATTATAGACGAGAATTCATTTTCAGATTTTTTACAAAAAGGAAAAGCCGTTTTGGTGGGCAGCGGTGCGGAAAAGTGTAAAACGCTATTATCTCACCCTAAGCTTACATTCGATACCACCATAGTGCCATCGGCAAAGGAAATGGCCCAATTATCATACAAAAAGTTCAAAGCAAGCGATTTTGAAGATGTCGCTTACTTTGAACCGTATTATCTAAAGGATTTTATCCTACAACAGAAAAAGAAATAG